One genomic region from Curtobacterium sp. 9128 encodes:
- a CDS encoding PTS transporter subunit EIIB produces the protein MADIKAAEIIAALGGADNIEEVEGCITRLRVEVEDGDLVDKGALQAAGAQAVVGGGTGWQVIVGPIADNLAQDIQDEL, from the coding sequence ATGGCCGACATCAAGGCTGCCGAGATCATCGCCGCGCTCGGCGGTGCCGACAACATCGAAGAGGTCGAGGGCTGCATCACGCGCCTCCGCGTCGAGGTCGAGGACGGTGACCTCGTCGACAAGGGCGCGCTCCAGGCCGCCGGCGCCCAGGCCGTCGTCGGTGGTGGCACCGGCTGGCAGGTCATCGTCGGTCCGATCGCCGACAACCTCGCGCAGGACATCCAGGACGAGCTGTGA
- a CDS encoding PTS transporter subunit EIIC codes for MSTTAATDVPEKKTPKKQSKLFANAQRLGRSLLLPIAVMPAAGILLRLGQSDMLGAIPGFEKGATIIAAAGNGVFTWLPLLFAVGIAIGWAKKSDGTTALAAVVGYMVMYQVFAAMSPIVLAGVKDANGAQATINFGVLGGIVMGLVSAWLWQKFHRTKMPDFLGFFSGRRLVPILTAVAGLIIAVLMSFVYRYFDIALTAAGQAVADNAVIGGGIFGFVNRMLIPIGLHQLLNFFPWFQLGSFTTGGVTYHGDIARFLAGDPTAGIFQTGFFPIMMFALPAGALAIWRNAKPQNRKLVGGIMLSAALTSFVTGITEPLEYSFMFVAFPLYIIHAVLTGTSLALVNALGIHDGFSFSAGAIDYVLNFGKADGAIWLIPIGLGYAVIYYFLFGWVIRKWNLRTPGREEDTIAENTIEAATKA; via the coding sequence ATGAGCACGACTGCTGCCACGGATGTGCCGGAGAAGAAGACGCCGAAGAAGCAGAGCAAGCTCTTCGCCAACGCCCAGCGGCTCGGCCGGAGTCTGCTGCTCCCCATCGCGGTCATGCCCGCCGCGGGCATCCTGCTCCGACTCGGCCAGTCCGACATGCTCGGTGCCATCCCCGGCTTCGAGAAGGGCGCCACGATCATCGCGGCCGCCGGCAACGGTGTGTTCACCTGGCTGCCGCTGCTCTTCGCGGTCGGCATCGCGATCGGCTGGGCGAAGAAGTCCGACGGCACCACGGCGCTCGCCGCGGTCGTCGGCTACATGGTCATGTACCAGGTCTTCGCGGCGATGTCGCCGATCGTGCTCGCCGGGGTGAAGGACGCCAACGGCGCTCAGGCGACGATCAACTTCGGCGTCCTCGGCGGCATCGTGATGGGTCTCGTCTCCGCGTGGCTCTGGCAGAAGTTCCACCGCACGAAGATGCCCGACTTCCTCGGGTTCTTCTCCGGTCGTCGCCTCGTGCCGATCCTGACCGCGGTCGCCGGTCTGATCATCGCCGTGCTCATGTCCTTCGTGTACCGCTACTTCGACATCGCGCTGACCGCAGCCGGCCAGGCCGTCGCGGACAACGCCGTCATCGGTGGTGGCATCTTCGGGTTCGTCAACCGCATGCTCATCCCGATCGGCCTGCACCAGCTGCTCAACTTCTTCCCGTGGTTCCAGCTCGGCAGCTTCACGACCGGTGGCGTGACCTACCACGGTGACATCGCGCGCTTCCTCGCGGGCGACCCGACCGCCGGCATCTTCCAGACCGGCTTCTTCCCGATCATGATGTTCGCGCTGCCGGCCGGTGCGCTCGCGATCTGGCGCAACGCCAAGCCGCAGAACCGCAAGCTCGTCGGCGGCATCATGCTCTCCGCCGCGCTGACCTCGTTCGTGACGGGCATCACCGAGCCGCTCGAGTACTCGTTCATGTTCGTGGCGTTCCCGCTGTACATCATCCACGCGGTGCTCACGGGTACGTCGCTGGCGCTCGTGAACGCGCTCGGGATCCACGACGGGTTCTCGTTCTCGGCCGGTGCGATCGACTACGTGCTCAACTTCGGCAAGGCGGACGGGGCGATCTGGCTCATCCCGATCGGCCTCGGCTACGCGGTGATCTACTACTTCCTCTTCGGCTGGGTGATCAGGAAGTGGAACCTCCGGACCCCCGGCCGCGAGGAGGACACGATCGCCGAGAACACGATCGAGGCGGCCACCAAGGCGTAG
- a CDS encoding zinc ABC transporter substrate-binding protein, which yields MHNRLLALPLVAGAAALALTGCATSSASTNDSGDDTIKVVASTNVYGSLVETIGGDHVDVTSILNDPSQDPHSFESSAKTQLAVSKADLLIENGGGYDDFMTTLSDSSKTKADTINVVKLSGLDKGGDAEFNEHVFYSYPTMVKFVADVSKRLGTLDSADKATFEKNAEALTSKLEDLESQTADLKKQYDGEKVTYTEPVPGYLFDAIGLDNVTPDDFSEAIEEGDDVPPAALNDTLKLYSSHTAKLLAYNEQTSSPETEQVKKAAEDNGVPVVGVTETLPKGKNYVSWQQANIDAVQAALAK from the coding sequence ATGCACAACCGCCTCCTCGCCCTGCCGCTCGTCGCCGGCGCCGCCGCGCTCGCCCTGACCGGCTGCGCGACCTCCTCCGCGTCCACGAACGACAGCGGTGACGACACGATCAAGGTCGTCGCCTCCACGAACGTCTACGGCTCCCTCGTCGAGACCATCGGGGGTGACCACGTCGACGTCACGAGCATCCTGAACGACCCCTCGCAGGACCCGCACTCGTTCGAGTCCAGCGCCAAGACGCAGCTCGCGGTGTCGAAGGCCGACCTCCTCATCGAGAACGGCGGCGGGTACGACGACTTCATGACGACGCTGTCGGACTCCTCGAAGACCAAGGCCGACACGATCAACGTCGTGAAGCTCTCCGGCCTCGACAAGGGCGGCGACGCGGAGTTCAACGAGCACGTGTTCTACAGCTACCCGACGATGGTCAAGTTCGTCGCCGACGTGTCGAAGCGGCTCGGCACGCTCGACAGCGCGGACAAGGCGACCTTCGAGAAGAACGCCGAGGCGCTCACGTCGAAGCTCGAGGACCTCGAGTCGCAGACCGCCGACCTCAAGAAGCAGTACGACGGCGAGAAGGTGACGTACACCGAGCCGGTCCCCGGGTACCTGTTCGACGCGATCGGCCTCGACAACGTCACGCCGGACGACTTCTCCGAGGCGATCGAGGAGGGCGACGACGTCCCGCCGGCAGCGCTCAACGACACGCTGAAGCTCTACTCGAGCCACACCGCGAAGCTGCTCGCGTACAACGAGCAGACCTCGAGCCCGGAGACCGAACAGGTCAAGAAGGCCGCAGAGGACAACGGTGTGCCCGTGGTCGGTGTCACGGAGACGCTCCCGAAGGGGAAGAATTACGTCTCGTGGCAGCAGGCGAACATCGACGCGGTGCAGGCGGCGCTGGCGAAGTGA
- a CDS encoding ATP-binding cassette domain-containing protein: protein MLALRDAGLSYGTRKLWDGLDLDVAPGEFLAVLGPNGAGKTSLLKTVLGQQRLTSGTMSFLGQPVRRGHRKIGYIPQQRLMDSGTPLRARDMIAQGVTGSRWGIRPERKAERERIDRIIDEVGATAFADAPVAELSGGEQQRTRVGQAIAADPALLLCDEPLISLDLRHQRGVTELIDRQRRQRGAAVLFVTHDVNPILDVVDRVLYIAGGRFRIGSPDEVLRADVLSDLYGTPVDVVRTMGRIVIVGANDAHDHHCDPDPHAAAPDEGRI from the coding sequence GTGCTCGCGCTCCGCGACGCCGGCCTGTCCTACGGCACCCGCAAGCTCTGGGACGGCCTCGACCTCGACGTCGCGCCGGGGGAGTTCCTCGCGGTCCTCGGCCCGAACGGTGCCGGCAAGACGAGCCTGCTGAAGACCGTGCTCGGGCAGCAGCGGCTGACCAGTGGCACGATGTCGTTCCTCGGCCAGCCCGTCCGCCGCGGGCACCGGAAGATCGGCTACATCCCGCAGCAGCGGCTGATGGATTCCGGTACACCGCTCCGCGCCCGGGACATGATCGCGCAGGGCGTCACCGGGTCCCGCTGGGGCATCCGGCCGGAGCGGAAGGCCGAGCGGGAACGGATCGACCGGATCATCGACGAGGTCGGCGCCACCGCGTTCGCGGACGCACCCGTCGCCGAACTGTCCGGCGGCGAGCAGCAGCGCACCCGGGTGGGGCAGGCCATCGCCGCCGACCCCGCACTGCTCCTCTGCGACGAACCCCTCATCTCCCTCGACCTGCGCCACCAGCGCGGTGTCACCGAACTCATCGATCGGCAGCGCCGCCAGCGGGGCGCCGCGGTGCTGTTCGTCACGCACGACGTGAACCCGATCCTCGACGTGGTCGACCGGGTGCTCTACATCGCCGGCGGTCGGTTCCGCATCGGATCGCCGGACGAGGTGCTCCGCGCCGACGTGCTGAGCGACCTGTACGGCACCCCCGTCGACGTCGTCCGGACGATGGGGCGCATCGTGATCGTCGGCGCGAACGACGCCCACGACCACCACTGCGACCCGGACCCGCACGCTGCGGCGCCGGACGAAGGGCGGATCTGA
- a CDS encoding metal ABC transporter permease encodes MDVWSTIFSFQDYGELLALVQNSIIAGAVLGVVGGLIGPFVVARNMPFAVHGISELSFAGASASLLLGVNVVTGSLVGSVIAALLIGLLGSRARDRNSIIAVLMPFGLGLGILCLALYKGRAANKFGLLTGQIVSVDQPQLQSLIVISAIVVIALLVIWRPLMFASVDPDVAAAAGVPVRTLALVFMLLLGLATAVSVQIVGALLVLSLLVTPAAAALRLTVHPVLVPVLSMVFAVVSVVGGILLALGGGLPISPYVTSISFAIWVVCRIVGARKERRGRDRVAVRDEHDTTAAPSRRTEGVNA; translated from the coding sequence ATGGACGTCTGGTCGACGATCTTCTCGTTCCAGGACTACGGCGAGCTCCTCGCGCTCGTGCAGAACTCGATCATCGCGGGTGCGGTGCTCGGCGTCGTCGGCGGACTCATCGGCCCGTTCGTGGTCGCGCGGAACATGCCGTTCGCGGTGCACGGCATCAGCGAGCTCTCGTTCGCCGGCGCCAGTGCGTCCCTGCTGCTCGGGGTGAACGTCGTGACGGGCTCGCTCGTCGGGTCGGTCATCGCGGCGCTCCTCATCGGGCTGCTCGGCTCCCGGGCGCGCGACCGCAACTCGATCATCGCCGTGCTGATGCCGTTCGGGCTCGGCCTCGGGATCCTCTGCCTGGCGCTCTACAAGGGCCGTGCCGCCAACAAGTTCGGGCTGCTCACCGGGCAGATCGTCTCGGTGGACCAGCCCCAGCTGCAGTCGCTCATCGTGATCAGCGCGATCGTCGTCATCGCCCTGCTGGTCATCTGGCGCCCGTTGATGTTCGCGTCCGTCGACCCGGACGTCGCAGCGGCCGCCGGTGTCCCCGTCCGCACCCTGGCGCTCGTCTTCATGCTGCTGCTCGGGCTCGCGACCGCGGTCTCCGTGCAGATCGTCGGCGCGTTGCTCGTGCTCTCGTTGCTCGTCACACCGGCTGCCGCGGCACTCCGGCTGACGGTGCACCCCGTCCTGGTCCCCGTGCTGAGCATGGTGTTCGCGGTCGTGTCGGTCGTCGGTGGCATCCTGCTGGCACTCGGCGGCGGTCTGCCGATCAGCCCGTACGTGACGTCGATCTCGTTCGCCATCTGGGTGGTGTGCCGGATCGTCGGTGCCCGGAAGGAACGACGTGGTCGCGACCGGGTCGCGGTCCGCGACGAACACGACACGACCGCGGCGCCGTCGCGTCGCACGGAAGGAGTGAACGCGTGA
- a CDS encoding transcriptional repressor, with translation MNAVQKPKRNTWQREAVRGALDSTEGFVSAQALHAHLREGGSTIGLATVYRALADLATEGDADSLQQDGESLYRACTTDKHHHHLICRNCGRTVEIQADPVEQWAKQVAAEHGFTNASHVVDIFGECAACTAARGNASA, from the coding sequence GTGAACGCCGTCCAGAAGCCCAAGCGCAACACCTGGCAGCGCGAAGCCGTCCGCGGCGCGCTCGACTCCACCGAGGGGTTCGTCAGCGCACAGGCGCTGCACGCGCACCTCCGCGAAGGCGGCTCGACGATCGGCCTGGCCACGGTCTACCGGGCCCTCGCGGACCTCGCGACCGAGGGGGACGCCGACTCGCTCCAGCAGGACGGCGAGTCGTTGTACCGGGCGTGCACGACGGACAAGCACCACCACCACCTGATCTGCCGGAACTGCGGTCGGACGGTCGAGATCCAGGCCGACCCGGTCGAGCAGTGGGCGAAGCAGGTCGCCGCTGAGCACGGCTTCACGAACGCCAGTCACGTGGTCGACATCTTCGGCGAATGCGCAGCGTGCACGGCAGCACGCGGCAACGCGTCCGCGTAG
- a CDS encoding alpha/beta hydrolase — MHVILVPGFWLEADAWDEVLPVLREAGHSVEALTRDGDTLDEQVAAIVERLDDVATADEPVALAGHSGAGPIAYMAADQRPSLVGHLLYVDTFPGPSGGCVNDELPVVDGVVPLPPWDFWEPATLRGMTPELRAAFEHRAIPEPARLPVDRFHYDDAARHTIPATVVTCEIRPEELAAMVADHQAWAAELVATEELTIVGLDTGHWPMFTAPRRLGELLVHALAPKPTDGP, encoded by the coding sequence ATGCACGTGATCCTGGTGCCGGGCTTCTGGCTCGAAGCGGACGCGTGGGACGAGGTGCTGCCCGTCCTCCGCGAGGCCGGTCACTCCGTCGAGGCCCTCACCCGCGACGGGGACACGCTCGACGAGCAGGTGGCGGCGATCGTCGAGCGACTCGACGACGTCGCGACCGCGGACGAACCGGTCGCGCTCGCCGGGCACTCCGGCGCCGGGCCGATCGCGTACATGGCCGCAGACCAACGTCCGTCGCTCGTCGGGCACCTGCTCTACGTCGACACCTTCCCCGGTCCGTCCGGCGGCTGCGTCAACGACGAGCTGCCGGTCGTGGACGGCGTCGTGCCGCTGCCGCCGTGGGACTTCTGGGAGCCGGCGACCCTGCGGGGGATGACGCCGGAACTCCGCGCCGCCTTCGAGCACCGTGCGATCCCGGAGCCCGCTCGACTGCCCGTCGACCGGTTCCACTACGACGACGCCGCACGGCACACGATCCCGGCGACGGTCGTCACGTGTGAGATCCGACCCGAGGAGCTCGCCGCCATGGTCGCCGACCACCAGGCGTGGGCGGCCGAGCTCGTCGCGACCGAGGAACTCACCATCGTCGGTCTCGACACCGGCCACTGGCCGATGTTCACGGCGCCGAGGCGGCTCGGCGAGTTGCTGGTCCACGCGTTGGCACCGAAACCCACGGACGGTCCGTAG
- the rpmB gene encoding 50S ribosomal protein L28 gives MAAVCQVTGATPGFGHNISHSHRRTKRRFDPNVQKKTYYVPSLRRNVTLTLSAKGIKVIDARGIESVVKDLLARGEKI, from the coding sequence ATGGCAGCAGTGTGCCAGGTGACCGGAGCCACCCCCGGCTTCGGACACAACATCTCGCACTCGCACCGCCGGACGAAGCGCCGCTTCGACCCGAACGTGCAGAAGAAGACGTACTACGTGCCCTCGCTTCGTCGTAACGTCACGCTCACGCTCAGCGCAAAGGGCATCAAGGTCATCGACGCACGCGGCATCGAGTCCGTCGTCAAGGACCTCCTCGCCCGTGGGGAGAAGATCTGA
- the rpmG gene encoding 50S ribosomal protein L33 yields the protein MAKKGQDVRPIIKLRSTAGTGFTYVTKKNRRNNPDRLVLKKYDPVVRKHVDFREER from the coding sequence ATGGCCAAGAAGGGTCAGGACGTTCGTCCGATCATCAAGCTCCGCTCCACGGCGGGCACCGGGTTCACCTACGTGACCAAGAAGAACCGTCGCAACAACCCGGACCGTCTCGTGCTGAAGAAGTACGACCCGGTGGTCCGCAAGCACGTCGACTTCCGTGAGGAGCGCTAA
- the rpsN gene encoding 30S ribosomal protein S14, which translates to MAKKSKIAKNNQRAEIIARYADRRLELKKALVDPNGTDESREAARVGLQKLPRDASPIRYRNRDAIDGRPRGHLGEFGISRVRFRDMAHRGELPGITKSSW; encoded by the coding sequence ATGGCGAAGAAGAGCAAGATCGCGAAGAACAACCAGCGCGCCGAGATCATCGCGCGCTACGCCGACCGTCGTCTCGAGCTGAAGAAGGCCCTCGTGGACCCGAACGGCACGGACGAGTCGCGTGAGGCCGCTCGCGTGGGGCTGCAGAAGCTCCCCCGCGACGCCTCGCCGATCCGCTACCGCAACCGCGACGCCATCGACGGCCGCCCCCGTGGCCACCTCGGTGAGTTCGGCATCAGCCGTGTCCGCTTCCGCGACATGGCCCACCGTGGCGAGCTCCCCGGCATCACGAAGAGCTCCTGGTAA
- a CDS encoding HU family DNA-binding protein, whose protein sequence is MADKSLNRTELVAAVAAESGQSQATVNGVVDALFSVVSGSVADGTKVTIPGWIAFEKTHRAARTGRNPQTGEAIEIAASDSVKVSAGSKLKAAVK, encoded by the coding sequence ATGGCTGACAAGTCACTGAACCGCACCGAGCTCGTCGCGGCCGTCGCCGCCGAGTCCGGCCAGAGCCAGGCCACCGTCAACGGCGTCGTCGACGCACTCTTCAGCGTCGTCTCGGGCTCCGTCGCCGACGGCACGAAGGTCACGATCCCCGGTTGGATCGCCTTCGAGAAGACGCACCGTGCCGCCCGCACCGGCCGCAACCCGCAGACGGGTGAGGCCATCGAGATCGCCGCGAGCGACTCGGTCAAGGTCAGCGCCGGCTCGAAGCTCAAGGCTGCGGTCAAGTAA
- a CDS encoding cytochrome c oxidase assembly protein, translating into MNRIARVSGPAVLVLVAFVAVLVALVIGGGANAALIADPGAVVRFGLPIARVFVDLSAAATIGGLALATVGLSRTAPEWNRAIDVAAASAGVWTVASAVTTFFTFLSVAGSKVSLDEQFGQSMGVFLTGTDLGLAWLVTVLVAAAVTVLCFAVRSRGMVALTAGVSMIGLIPLAQQGHAAGTASHDAAVTALGLHLVGAALWIGGLLMLVLVRGVVPADRLAPLVGRYSSIALGCFVLVAVSGVASAQIRVGALSNLFTPYGVLILVKIGAIVAMGVLGAVQRRRTISSLVSTPARSRPFWLLVVVELAVMGVASGFAAALGRTATPVDQIALSKTTNPSPAELLTDDLLPHDPGTWGWLTSWNIDLFWLMASVLLAATYVAGVVRLRRRGVSWPVRRSVAAAIAIVCLVVATSGSLHDYDRFLVSANVGAHVLLGLVVPGLVWAAAPVQLIRAAVLPRDDDSTGVREWTDVFVDHPAVRYLAQPFPAFLLLAGIWWAFFGTQALRWSTSDPTGRTVIDTVFLLVGLLALPTLLTPIAAGARTPSWPAFLVRAVGAVVVAAGLVSLGIAMQGPLGLLQASWFGAMGRTWGPDPLVDQARGGVVLVVAGVLLLVTVLVVGLVRVRRGTGGAGRPQHPAVDTEPRGPEHGSVQAAEHDFDDVSADSEASTP; encoded by the coding sequence GTGAACCGGATCGCACGTGTCAGCGGCCCAGCCGTGCTCGTGCTGGTCGCGTTCGTCGCGGTCCTCGTCGCGCTCGTGATCGGCGGGGGAGCGAACGCCGCGCTCATCGCCGACCCCGGTGCCGTCGTGCGGTTCGGGCTCCCGATCGCCCGGGTCTTCGTCGACCTGTCCGCCGCCGCCACGATCGGCGGACTCGCCCTCGCCACCGTCGGCCTCTCGCGCACCGCCCCCGAGTGGAACCGGGCGATCGACGTCGCCGCCGCCTCGGCCGGCGTCTGGACGGTCGCCTCGGCCGTCACCACCTTCTTCACCTTCCTGAGCGTCGCCGGGTCGAAGGTCAGCCTCGACGAGCAGTTCGGGCAGTCGATGGGGGTCTTCCTCACCGGTACGGACCTCGGCCTCGCGTGGCTGGTCACCGTCCTCGTCGCCGCCGCGGTCACCGTGCTGTGCTTCGCCGTCCGGTCGCGTGGCATGGTCGCGCTCACTGCCGGCGTCTCGATGATCGGGCTCATCCCACTGGCGCAGCAGGGGCACGCCGCCGGCACGGCCAGCCACGACGCCGCCGTCACGGCCCTCGGGCTGCACCTCGTCGGTGCGGCGCTCTGGATCGGCGGGCTGCTCATGCTGGTCCTCGTCCGGGGTGTCGTCCCCGCCGATCGTCTGGCTCCGCTCGTCGGGCGGTACTCGAGCATCGCGCTCGGGTGTTTCGTGCTCGTCGCCGTGTCCGGCGTCGCCTCCGCACAGATCCGCGTCGGCGCGCTGTCGAACCTGTTCACCCCGTACGGCGTCCTGATCCTCGTGAAGATCGGTGCGATCGTCGCCATGGGGGTGCTCGGCGCGGTGCAACGACGTCGCACGATCTCCTCGCTCGTGTCGACGCCTGCCCGGTCGCGCCCGTTCTGGCTCCTCGTCGTCGTGGAACTCGCGGTGATGGGTGTCGCGTCCGGGTTCGCCGCGGCGCTCGGTCGCACGGCCACCCCGGTCGACCAGATCGCGTTGAGCAAGACCACGAACCCGTCCCCGGCGGAGCTCCTCACCGACGACCTCCTCCCGCACGACCCGGGAACCTGGGGCTGGCTGACGTCCTGGAACATCGACCTGTTCTGGCTGATGGCGTCGGTCCTGCTCGCGGCGACCTACGTGGCCGGGGTCGTCCGCCTGCGCCGTCGGGGCGTCTCGTGGCCGGTCCGCCGGTCGGTGGCCGCCGCGATCGCGATCGTGTGCCTGGTCGTCGCGACGTCCGGCTCCCTGCACGACTACGACCGCTTCCTGGTCTCCGCGAACGTCGGCGCGCACGTGCTGCTCGGGCTCGTCGTGCCCGGGCTCGTCTGGGCGGCGGCGCCCGTGCAGCTCATCCGCGCCGCAGTGCTGCCGCGTGACGACGACAGCACGGGTGTCCGCGAGTGGACGGACGTCTTCGTCGACCACCCGGCCGTCCGGTACCTCGCGCAACCGTTCCCCGCGTTCCTGCTGCTCGCCGGCATCTGGTGGGCCTTCTTCGGCACCCAGGCCCTCCGCTGGTCCACGAGCGACCCGACCGGACGCACCGTGATCGACACGGTGTTCCTGCTCGTGGGGCTCCTGGCCCTCCCGACGCTCCTCACGCCGATCGCCGCTGGTGCGAGGACGCCGTCGTGGCCCGCGTTCCTGGTGCGTGCCGTCGGTGCAGTCGTCGTCGCCGCGGGGCTGGTGTCGCTCGGCATCGCGATGCAGGGGCCACTCGGGCTGCTGCAGGCGTCGTGGTTCGGTGCGATGGGTCGCACGTGGGGCCCTGACCCCCTGGTCGACCAGGCCCGGGGTGGTGTCGTGCTCGTCGTCGCCGGCGTCCTGCTGCTCGTGACGGTGCTCGTCGTCGGGCTCGTGCGAGTGCGGCGGGGCACCGGCGGTGCTGGTCGGCCGCAGCACCCCGCAGTGGACACAGAACCGCGAGGTCCGGAACACGGTTCCGTGCAGGCGGCGGAGCACGACTTCGACGACGTCAGCGCGGACTCCGAGGCGAGCACCCCGTGA
- a CDS encoding AAA family ATPase yields MSVELSAEQRAVFEYIESTRDHVFITGRAGTGKSTLLNHLAWNTEKQVVICAPTGVAALNVGGQTIHSLFRLPIGLIADAELRQGPETRKLLNTMDTLVIDEVSMVNADLLDAMDRSLRKARGRQFEAFGGVQVVMFGDPYQLPPVPGDADERAYFTDHYRSLWFFDAKVWLEAELNIIELATVHRQRDDAFAAMLTAVRHGRVTADIAGRLNEAGARPAPDDAITLATRNDTVAKINKAALDRLPGATKTARADVNGDFGGRNFPADEALELKPGAHVMFLRNDPDQRWVNGTLGIVQTIRDTVWVDVDGESFEVQPSVWEKFKYSYDADKKELKKDTVGEFQQFPLRLAWAVTIHKSQGSTYDRAVVDLGNRVFSAGQTYVALSRLTSLDGLYLSRPLRPQDIIVDLDVRRFMSEAPRIVATQLEAPKDTTGS; encoded by the coding sequence GTGAGCGTCGAGCTCAGCGCCGAGCAGCGGGCCGTCTTCGAGTACATCGAGTCGACCCGCGACCACGTGTTCATCACCGGCCGTGCGGGTACGGGCAAGTCCACACTGCTGAACCACCTGGCGTGGAACACCGAGAAACAGGTCGTGATCTGCGCGCCGACCGGTGTCGCGGCCCTCAACGTCGGCGGCCAGACGATCCACTCGTTGTTCCGGCTGCCGATCGGGCTCATCGCCGACGCCGAACTGCGTCAGGGACCGGAGACCCGCAAGCTCCTCAACACGATGGACACCCTGGTCATCGACGAGGTCTCGATGGTCAACGCCGACCTGCTCGACGCGATGGACCGCTCGCTCCGCAAGGCCCGCGGGCGTCAGTTCGAGGCGTTCGGCGGGGTGCAGGTCGTCATGTTCGGCGACCCGTACCAGCTGCCCCCGGTCCCTGGTGACGCCGACGAGCGCGCGTACTTCACGGACCACTACCGGTCGTTGTGGTTCTTCGACGCGAAGGTGTGGCTCGAAGCCGAGCTCAACATCATCGAGCTCGCGACCGTGCACCGGCAGCGGGACGACGCCTTCGCCGCGATGCTCACGGCCGTGCGGCACGGGCGGGTCACGGCGGACATCGCGGGTCGCCTGAACGAAGCGGGAGCGCGGCCGGCCCCGGACGACGCCATCACGCTCGCGACCAGGAACGACACCGTCGCGAAGATCAACAAGGCCGCGCTCGACCGGTTGCCCGGCGCCACGAAGACGGCCAGGGCGGACGTCAACGGCGACTTCGGCGGGCGGAACTTCCCCGCCGACGAAGCCCTCGAGCTCAAGCCGGGGGCGCACGTCATGTTCCTCCGCAACGACCCGGACCAGCGTTGGGTGAACGGCACGCTCGGCATCGTGCAGACCATCCGCGACACCGTGTGGGTCGACGTCGACGGGGAGTCCTTCGAGGTGCAGCCGTCGGTGTGGGAGAAGTTCAAGTACTCCTACGACGCGGACAAGAAGGAACTGAAGAAGGACACCGTCGGGGAGTTCCAGCAGTTCCCCCTGCGCCTGGCCTGGGCGGTCACCATCCACAAGTCGCAGGGCAGCACCTACGACCGGGCGGTGGTCGACCTCGGCAACCGGGTGTTCAGCGCTGGGCAGACCTACGTCGCGTTGTCGCGGCTGACCTCGCTCGACGGGCTCTACCTGAGCCGGCCGCTGCGCCCGCAGGACATCATCGTGGACCTCGACGTCCGGCGCTTCATGTCAGAGGCCCCGCGCATCGTCGCCACGCAGCTCGAGGCCCCGAAGGACACGACCGGGTCCTGA
- a CDS encoding DUF4383 domain-containing protein, producing MAVKEPSIIASPNRALALTVGTLLVIWGVLGFFFAGDGGHAFFGDSGGMLWNAFQVNPALAFLWTILAAALFIVGLGNTIGSRNVNLLVGVVLIVLAAYGFVFVNTSANVFALNTADNVFNAIVGVVLLLTALGADKQNIRALRASATA from the coding sequence GTGGCCGTCAAGGAACCGAGCATCATCGCATCGCCGAACCGCGCACTCGCGCTGACGGTCGGTACCCTGCTCGTCATCTGGGGTGTCCTCGGCTTCTTCTTCGCCGGTGACGGTGGCCACGCGTTCTTCGGCGACTCGGGCGGCATGCTCTGGAACGCCTTCCAGGTGAACCCGGCACTCGCGTTCCTGTGGACGATCCTCGCCGCGGCGCTCTTCATCGTCGGACTCGGCAACACGATCGGGTCCCGCAACGTCAACCTCCTCGTGGGCGTCGTGCTGATCGTCCTCGCGGCGTACGGCTTCGTGTTCGTGAACACCTCGGCCAACGTCTTCGCGCTGAACACCGCCGACAACGTCTTCAACGCCATCGTCGGCGTGGTGCTGCTCCTCACCGCGCTCGGCGCCGACAAGCAGAACATCCGCGCGCTGCGCGCCTCGGCTACTGCCTGA